One region of Quercus lobata isolate SW786 chromosome 2, ValleyOak3.0 Primary Assembly, whole genome shotgun sequence genomic DNA includes:
- the LOC115975337 gene encoding CMP-sialic acid transporter 1 produces the protein MQWYFVAALLTILTSSQGILTTLSQSNGHYTYDYGTVPFLAEFFKLVVSSLLLWRERRVLPSTRMTTEWKSVRLFVIPSVIYLFHNNVQFATLTYVDTSTYQIMGNLKIVTTGILFRIFLRRKLSNLRWMAIVLLAIGTTTSQIKGCGEASCDSLFSAPIQGYMLGILSACLSALAGVYTEFLMKKNNDSLYWQNVQLYTFGVIFNMARLLVDDFRSGFERGPWWSRIFNGYSLTTWMVILNLGSTGLLVSWLMKYADNIVKVYSTSMAMLLTTVISVYLFSFKPTLQLFLGIIVCMMSLHMYFAPPNMLVDMPSPTKAAPENLKEISVERKTDT, from the exons ATGCAGTGGTACTTCGTAGCCGCGCTCCTCACCATTCTCACCAGCTCTCAG GGAATTTTGACAACTCTATCTCAAAGTAATGGACACTATACCTATGACTATGGAACTGTTCCATTTCTAGCAGAATTTtttaag CTAGTGGTTTCTAGTTTACTTCTATGGCGAGAGCGCCGGGTATTACCATCTACAAGGATGACTACAGAATGGAAAAGCGTGCGCTTGTTTGTGATCCCTTCGGTTATATATCTATTTCACAACAATGTTCAATTCGCAACGTTGACTTATGTGGACACATCCACATATCAAATCATGGGTAATTTGAAGATTGTCACCACTGGCATATTGTTCAG GATATTCCTGAGAAGGAAGCTGTCGAATCTACGGTGGATGGCTATTGTTTTGTTAGCCATTGGAACAACCACAAGCCAG ATTAAAGGTTGTGGAGAAGCTTCATGTGACTCTCTGTTCTCAGCACCAATCCAAGGATACATGTTAGGAATCCTATCAGCCTGTCTATCAGCATTGGCAGGTGTATACACAGAGTTTCTGATGAAGAAGAACAATGATAGCTTGTATTGGCAGAATGTACAATTATATAC GTTTGGTGTGATTTTCAATATGGCACGGCTTCTTGTGGATGATTTCAGAAGTGGATTTGAGAGAGGTCCTTGGTGGAGCCGAATTTTCAATGGATATAGTCTTACAACTTGGATGGTGATATTAAACCTTGGATCCACGGGCTTGCTAGTGTCATGGTTGATGAAGTATGCTGACAACATTGTGAAG GTGTATTCCACATCAATGGCCATGCTGCTTACAACGGTTATCTCTGTATACCTTTTCAGTTTCAAGCCTACACTGCAG CTGTTCTTGGGTATCATTGTCTGTATGATGTCACTACACATGTATTTTGCCCCTCCAAACATGCTGGTGGATATGCCATCACCCACTAAAGCAGCTCCTGAAAATCTAAAAGAAATTTCTGTTGAACGAAAAACAGATACTTGA